The proteins below come from a single Carnobacterium divergens DSM 20623 genomic window:
- the liaF gene encoding cell wall-active antibiotics response protein LiaF — protein MKNNWQFFILIESLLFVYLIFQIFSTIPLMIAFVAGLVMSIWSLKNKFTKGYNNSFFLVLGGLLVVFVLLSTSSIWLMLIFAIFFFSISGSQLFTNMKNKNFSNAPWKRKSLVVVETSSTTEKNGKRMKRPWIGNERIGNAIYEWDDINFSIFAGDTIIDLGNTLLPKDESFVVIRKGFGKTRILVPVGVGVMIEHSAIRGKISFEGDSYTLKNETVKMYSDQYEESIRKIKIITNVLIGDIEVIEV, from the coding sequence ATGAAAAACAATTGGCAATTTTTCATCCTTATTGAAAGCTTATTATTTGTTTATCTTATTTTCCAAATTTTTTCAACTATTCCACTAATGATTGCTTTTGTAGCGGGTTTAGTGATGAGTATTTGGAGTCTTAAAAATAAATTTACAAAAGGATACAATAATAGTTTCTTTTTAGTTTTAGGTGGCTTATTGGTGGTTTTTGTTTTACTATCAACAAGTTCAATATGGTTAATGTTAATTTTTGCTATTTTCTTCTTTTCAATTAGTGGCAGTCAGTTATTTACGAATATGAAGAATAAAAATTTTTCAAACGCTCCGTGGAAACGAAAATCACTCGTTGTGGTAGAAACAAGTAGTACCACTGAAAAAAATGGCAAGCGTATGAAACGCCCATGGATTGGAAATGAACGAATTGGAAATGCAATTTATGAATGGGATGATATTAATTTTTCTATTTTTGCAGGAGATACAATCATTGATTTAGGGAATACATTATTGCCGAAAGATGAAAGTTTTGTTGTGATTCGTAAAGGTTTTGGAAAAACCCGCATTTTAGTTCCAGTTGGTGTAGGTGTTATGATTGAACATAGCGCAATTCGTGGTAAAATAAGCTTTGAAGGCGATAGCTATACACTAAAAAATGAGACCGTTAAAATGTATAGCGATCAATATGAAGAAAGCATTCGAAAAATCAAGATCATTACAAATGTGTTAATTGGTGATATTGAGGTGATTGAGGTATGA
- a CDS encoding sensor histidine kinase: MKKIVNQRTFFTVSFFSFIVMLLIAIAFSSATSKNRWYIDLISVKILAIPFLVYLVAFSLIIGVVVATIMYFVGRAQWEHIEEELQALADGNYEASVFKEQNDLYSASIYQEDIDKHICVVKDKLVELSKEVQLNGNQPKFVDGETKEEILTQERHRLARELHDSVSQQLFAAMMLLSALNEQAAVDSSELFQKQLKMVESIINDSQSEMRALLLHLRPISLEGKTLKKGIEQLLVELKSKVQIILTWEIEDVYLPSGIEDHLFRIVQELLSNTLRHSKANELEVYLKKVDQSILLRVIDDGVGFDTKESKAGNYGLQNIKERVAGMGGICKFISFPGQGTSIEIKIPIIKGSDENDQSIAD, translated from the coding sequence ATGAAAAAAATAGTGAATCAACGTACCTTTTTCACCGTTTCGTTTTTTTCATTTATTGTTATGCTGTTAATAGCAATTGCATTTAGTTCTGCAACATCTAAAAATCGATGGTATATTGACTTGATTTCGGTTAAGATTTTAGCCATCCCTTTTTTAGTTTATTTAGTTGCTTTTTCGCTTATTATTGGAGTGGTAGTTGCTACAATTATGTACTTTGTTGGACGTGCGCAATGGGAACATATTGAGGAAGAATTACAAGCTTTAGCTGATGGAAATTATGAAGCGAGTGTTTTTAAGGAACAAAACGATCTTTATAGTGCGTCCATTTATCAAGAAGATATCGATAAACATATATGCGTTGTCAAAGACAAACTTGTAGAACTATCCAAAGAAGTACAATTGAACGGCAATCAGCCTAAATTTGTTGATGGTGAAACAAAAGAAGAAATCTTAACACAGGAGCGTCATCGCTTAGCAAGAGAGCTTCACGACTCAGTTAGTCAACAATTATTTGCTGCTATGATGTTATTATCTGCTTTGAATGAGCAAGCTGCTGTTGATTCTAGTGAGCTTTTTCAAAAGCAACTAAAAATGGTTGAAAGTATTATCAATGATTCGCAATCTGAAATGAGAGCTTTGTTGCTTCATTTACGTCCTATTAGTTTAGAAGGAAAAACGTTGAAAAAAGGAATTGAGCAATTACTTGTTGAATTAAAATCAAAAGTACAAATTATTTTGACATGGGAAATAGAAGATGTTTATTTGCCAAGTGGGATTGAAGATCACCTATTTAGAATTGTACAAGAATTGCTGTCTAATACACTGCGACATTCAAAAGCAAATGAATTAGAAGTTTATTTAAAGAAAGTCGATCAATCCATTTTATTGCGTGTGATTGATGATGGTGTTGGTTTTGATACGAAAGAAAGTAAAGCGGGAAATTATGGATTACAAAATATTAAAGAACGTGTAGCAGGTATGGGTGGAATTTGTAAGTTTATTAGTTTCCCTGGTCAAGGAACGAGCATTGAAATCAAGATACCAATTATAAAAGGGAGTGACGAGAATGATCAAAGTATTGCTGATTGA
- a CDS encoding potassium channel family protein yields MKKNFAIIGLGRFGGSICRTLVEAGQDVLVIDSSEDRVNEFMNIATHAVVANAQDESVLRSLGIRNFDHVIVAIGEDIQASILATLMIKEMGVPFVTAKAQNDYHGKVLERIGADHVVHPERDMGIRIGHHLVSKNVVDYLELSDEYSLVELKVTNPKFYRKSLDELDFRAKFGLTVIGIRRGQEMIISPKATETIEENDTLMVVGSVIDLDRLEAMMP; encoded by the coding sequence ATGAAAAAGAACTTTGCGATTATTGGATTAGGACGTTTTGGCGGTAGTATTTGCCGTACGTTAGTAGAAGCTGGTCAAGATGTATTAGTCATTGACTCAAGTGAAGACCGTGTAAATGAATTTATGAATATCGCGACTCATGCAGTAGTAGCAAATGCTCAAGATGAAAGTGTGTTACGATCATTAGGCATTCGTAATTTTGATCATGTTATTGTTGCAATTGGGGAAGACATTCAAGCCAGTATTTTAGCTACTTTAATGATTAAAGAAATGGGTGTTCCTTTTGTAACAGCTAAAGCACAAAATGATTATCACGGAAAAGTATTAGAACGCATTGGGGCAGATCACGTTGTTCATCCTGAAAGAGACATGGGAATTCGTATAGGACATCATTTAGTTTCTAAAAATGTGGTGGACTATTTGGAGCTGTCAGACGAATATTCGTTAGTAGAATTAAAGGTAACGAATCCAAAATTTTATCGCAAATCACTGGATGAACTAGATTTTAGAGCAAAATTTGGTTTGACAGTCATTGGGATTCGACGCGGACAAGAAATGATTATTTCACCAAAAGCAACAGAAACGATTGAAGAAAACGATACGTTGATGGTTGTAGGATCAGTCATTGATTTAGACCGTTTAGAAGCAATGATGCCTTAA
- a CDS encoding response regulator transcription factor: protein MIKVLLIDDHEMVRLGVSAYLSIQPDIEVIGEAENGLIGYEKALELRPDVIMMDLVMDVMDGIESTKAILKDWPEAKIIIVTSFIDDEKVYPALEAGASSYMLKTSTAGEIANAIRSTYAGESILEPEVTGKMMERFTKKKEPVLHDDLTNRENEILLLIAQGNSNQEIADQLFITLKTVKTHVSNILAKLDVEDRTQAAIYAFKHHLIK from the coding sequence ATGATCAAAGTATTGCTGATTGATGATCACGAAATGGTAAGATTAGGGGTTTCAGCTTATTTGTCGATTCAACCGGATATTGAAGTGATTGGTGAAGCTGAAAATGGCTTGATTGGGTATGAAAAGGCATTAGAATTAAGACCTGACGTAATCATGATGGATTTAGTGATGGATGTCATGGATGGGATTGAGTCAACAAAAGCAATTTTAAAAGATTGGCCTGAAGCAAAAATCATCATTGTCACAAGTTTTATTGATGATGAAAAAGTTTATCCAGCATTAGAGGCAGGTGCATCTAGCTATATGCTTAAAACATCAACTGCAGGAGAAATTGCAAATGCCATTCGTTCTACATACGCTGGTGAGTCAATTTTAGAACCAGAAGTGACAGGTAAGATGATGGAACGTTTTACTAAAAAGAAAGAACCTGTGTTACATGATGATCTGACTAATCGTGAAAATGAAATTTTATTATTGATTGCACAAGGGAATTCAAATCAAGAAATTGCGGACCAATTGTTCATTACATTGAAGACTGTCAAAACACATGTATCCAATATATTAGCTAAATTAGATGTAGAAGATCGCACACAAGCAGCAATTTATGCGTTTAAACATCATCTTATCAAATAA
- the greA gene encoding transcription elongation factor GreA, with protein sequence MVEKVYPMTLEGKEKLENELEELKTVKRKEIVERIKIARSFGDLSENSEYESAKDEQAFVEGRITTLENMIRLSEIIDNKNTDKDEVSLGRTVKFIELPDGEEEEYTIVGSAEADPFSGKISNDSPIAKAIIGKRIDDEVIISTPGGDMQVKIISVS encoded by the coding sequence ATGGTAGAAAAAGTTTATCCTATGACTTTAGAAGGTAAAGAAAAATTAGAAAATGAATTAGAAGAATTAAAAACTGTTAAAAGAAAAGAAATCGTTGAAAGAATTAAAATTGCTCGTAGCTTTGGAGATTTATCAGAAAACTCCGAGTACGAATCAGCAAAAGATGAGCAAGCTTTCGTTGAAGGTCGTATTACGACACTAGAAAATATGATTCGCTTATCAGAAATCATCGACAATAAAAACACAGATAAAGACGAGGTTTCATTAGGTCGTACAGTGAAATTTATTGAATTACCTGATGGTGAAGAAGAGGAATACACAATTGTTGGAAGTGCAGAAGCAGATCCATTTTCTGGTAAAATTTCTAACGATTCACCGATTGCTAAAGCAATTATTGGGAAACGTATTGATGATGAGGTTATCATTTCAACTCCAGGTGGAGATATGCAAGTGAAAATTATCAGCGTATCTTAA
- the mltG gene encoding endolytic transglycosylase MltG, whose amino-acid sequence MAESRSRMLDREKESTVVKKVVLSIIGVLVILLVILGLVGYRYVTSSLQPLNPSSEEKIQVEVPIGSTTKEIAKILEDKGIIKSAFVFSYYVKTNNAANFLAGYYELKPSMTLNQIIKDLQKGGSATAGEGANKILVQEGLTMEQIAQSVEKSTKYKKEEFLKLVQDETFLTNMQQKYPQLLDSAMSATNVRYRLEGYLFPATYDYDKKMTLEEIVEDMIKKTDEVMKSFYGTIQAQGKTVQEVLTVASLVEKEGVSYDDRTKIANVFYNRVAEDMPLQTDISVLYSLDTHKELVTEKDLEVDSPYNLYQNKGFGPGPFNNPGLESIKATLNPADTSYLYFLADTKTGKVYFAETYDEHLKLKAKYLD is encoded by the coding sequence ATGGCTGAGTCACGCTCAAGAATGTTAGACAGAGAAAAAGAATCAACTGTGGTAAAAAAGGTTGTTCTTAGCATTATCGGTGTATTGGTTATTTTGTTAGTTATTTTAGGATTAGTAGGTTATCGCTATGTAACGAGTTCTTTACAACCGTTAAATCCATCAAGTGAAGAAAAAATACAAGTTGAAGTACCAATTGGTTCTACTACAAAAGAAATTGCAAAAATTTTGGAAGATAAAGGAATTATCAAAAGTGCTTTTGTTTTTAGTTATTATGTAAAAACAAATAATGCAGCCAATTTTTTAGCTGGTTACTATGAATTGAAACCATCAATGACTTTGAATCAAATTATTAAAGATCTTCAAAAAGGCGGAAGTGCAACAGCTGGCGAAGGAGCTAATAAGATTCTGGTTCAAGAAGGTTTAACCATGGAGCAGATAGCACAATCCGTTGAAAAATCAACAAAATATAAAAAAGAAGAATTCTTAAAATTAGTTCAAGATGAAACATTCTTAACCAATATGCAACAAAAGTATCCACAATTATTAGATAGTGCAATGAGTGCAACGAATGTACGTTATCGTTTAGAAGGCTATCTTTTCCCAGCCACATACGATTATGATAAAAAAATGACATTAGAAGAAATTGTTGAAGATATGATTAAGAAAACGGATGAAGTGATGAAATCATTCTACGGAACGATACAAGCACAAGGGAAAACGGTTCAAGAAGTTCTAACTGTAGCCTCTCTTGTTGAAAAAGAAGGCGTTTCTTATGATGACCGTACTAAAATTGCCAATGTCTTTTACAATCGTGTAGCTGAGGATATGCCATTACAAACGGATATCAGTGTCCTATATTCTTTAGATACACATAAAGAATTAGTAACTGAGAAAGATTTAGAAGTTGATTCCCCATATAACCTTTATCAAAATAAAGGTTTCGGACCTGGGCCATTTAATAATCCAGGATTAGAATCTATCAAAGCAACGCTAAATCCAGCAGATACAAGTTATTTATATTTCTTAGCAGATACCAAAACTGGAAAAGTTTATTTTGCAGAAACTTATGACGAACATTTAAAATTAAAAGCAAAATATCTTGATTAA
- the alaS gene encoding alanine--tRNA ligase gives MKRLTSAEVRQLFLDFFASKGHKIEPSASLVPFEDPTLLWINSGVATLKKYFDGTIVPENPRITNAQKSIRTNDIENVGKTARHHTLFEMLGNFSIGDYFKEDAIVWAWEFLTDEKWLALDPEKLYVTVYPEDKEARRLWKEKVGLTDEHIVDVEDNFWDIGAGPSGPDSEIFYDRGEEFNDLEADDPENYPGGENERYLEIWNLVFSEFNHKPDNTYEPLPNKNIDTGMGLERVVSILQDAPTNFETDLFMPIIEEVASLSANKKYAVDPQLDISFKVIADHVRAVSFAIGDGALPSNEGRGYVLRRLLRRAVMHGKKLGIHEAFMYKLVPVVGRIMNSYYPEILDKEDFIVKVIRTEEERFHETINDGLTILNNIVKELKEKGEDTITGADIFKLYDTYGFPVELTEEYAEDEGLKVDHEGFKVEMKKQQDRARAARSDAKSMAVQTGLLSEVKVPSHFVGYHETDATGVLSIIATSDELVESVNVDHEAQLIFDQTPFYAEMGGQVADTGVVKNANGDVVAKVIDVKKAPNGQPLHSVEVLTTLTVGETYKLAVDKTARRKITRNHTATHLLHRALKDVLGDHANQAGSLVAPHYLRFDFTHFGQITADELAKMERIVNEKIWESLSVETVETGIEEAKQMGAMALFGEKYGKVVRVVNIDNYSIELCGGVHVQNTSEIGVFKILSESGIGAGVRRIEAVTSEEAYLALFIEQTRLNEVAALVKAPQTKEVVSKVTQLQAELKEVQKENDSLQAKLANDQAGDIFKEINDVAGFSVIAAKVDVKDMNGLRQLADQWKQNNVSDILVLATAQEDKVSLLAAINQESIKKGLKAGDLIKEIAPLVGGGGGGRPDMAQAGGKNPAGLSDALVQVTKWIEEKAE, from the coding sequence ATGAAAAGATTAACAAGTGCTGAAGTACGTCAACTATTTCTAGATTTTTTTGCATCAAAAGGACATAAAATCGAGCCGAGTGCTTCATTGGTTCCCTTTGAAGACCCAACATTACTATGGATTAATTCAGGCGTTGCTACATTAAAAAAATATTTTGATGGAACCATTGTGCCAGAAAATCCAAGAATTACAAACGCTCAAAAAAGTATTCGTACGAATGATATCGAAAACGTTGGGAAAACAGCTCGCCATCACACCCTATTTGAAATGCTAGGAAATTTCTCGATTGGAGATTATTTCAAAGAAGATGCGATTGTATGGGCATGGGAATTTTTAACAGATGAAAAATGGTTAGCTTTAGACCCAGAAAAATTATATGTAACTGTTTATCCAGAAGATAAGGAAGCAAGACGCCTATGGAAGGAAAAAGTTGGATTAACAGATGAGCATATCGTTGACGTTGAAGATAATTTCTGGGATATAGGAGCAGGTCCAAGTGGTCCAGATTCAGAAATCTTCTATGATCGTGGCGAAGAATTTAATGATTTGGAAGCAGATGATCCAGAAAATTATCCTGGTGGCGAAAACGAACGCTACCTTGAAATTTGGAATTTAGTCTTTTCTGAATTCAACCACAAACCAGATAATACCTATGAGCCGTTACCAAATAAAAATATTGATACAGGAATGGGATTAGAACGTGTTGTGTCTATCTTACAAGACGCTCCAACAAATTTTGAAACAGATTTATTTATGCCGATTATCGAAGAAGTAGCAAGCTTGAGCGCAAATAAAAAGTATGCAGTTGATCCACAATTAGACATCTCATTTAAAGTAATTGCCGATCACGTTCGTGCAGTCAGCTTTGCTATTGGAGATGGTGCGTTGCCATCGAATGAAGGGCGTGGTTATGTTCTTCGCCGTCTATTACGTCGTGCTGTAATGCATGGTAAAAAATTAGGAATCCATGAAGCTTTTATGTATAAATTAGTTCCAGTTGTTGGTCGTATTATGAACAGCTACTATCCAGAAATTCTAGATAAAGAAGATTTCATCGTTAAAGTTATCCGTACTGAAGAAGAACGTTTCCATGAAACAATCAATGACGGTTTGACAATTTTAAATAACATTGTAAAAGAGTTAAAAGAAAAAGGTGAAGACACTATCACAGGTGCTGATATTTTCAAACTATATGACACTTATGGATTCCCAGTTGAATTAACTGAAGAATACGCAGAAGACGAAGGCTTGAAGGTCGACCATGAAGGCTTTAAAGTCGAAATGAAAAAACAACAAGACCGTGCGCGTGCAGCAAGAAGCGATGCGAAATCAATGGCTGTTCAAACAGGCTTGCTTTCAGAAGTAAAAGTACCAAGTCATTTTGTAGGCTACCATGAAACAGATGCCACAGGCGTTTTAAGCATTATTGCAACCTCAGATGAGCTTGTAGAGAGCGTTAATGTTGACCACGAAGCACAACTTATTTTTGATCAAACACCGTTTTACGCTGAAATGGGTGGACAAGTTGCCGATACTGGTGTCGTTAAGAATGCCAATGGTGACGTTGTAGCGAAAGTAATCGATGTAAAAAAAGCGCCAAATGGCCAACCTTTACATTCTGTCGAAGTTTTAACAACATTAACAGTGGGAGAAACCTATAAGTTAGCTGTCGATAAAACAGCTCGTCGTAAAATAACACGTAATCATACAGCAACGCATTTATTGCATCGTGCGTTGAAGGATGTATTAGGCGATCATGCAAATCAAGCAGGTTCATTAGTTGCACCACATTATTTACGTTTTGATTTCACTCATTTCGGTCAAATCACTGCAGACGAATTGGCTAAAATGGAACGAATCGTCAATGAAAAAATTTGGGAATCACTTTCAGTTGAAACTGTTGAAACAGGAATTGAAGAAGCAAAACAAATGGGCGCAATGGCCTTGTTTGGTGAAAAGTATGGCAAAGTTGTTCGTGTTGTCAATATTGATAACTATTCAATTGAGCTTTGTGGTGGGGTTCATGTTCAAAATACAAGTGAGATTGGTGTATTCAAAATCCTTTCAGAATCGGGTATTGGAGCAGGCGTCCGCCGTATTGAAGCTGTAACGAGCGAAGAGGCTTACCTTGCGTTATTCATAGAACAAACACGCTTAAACGAAGTAGCAGCGCTAGTAAAAGCACCACAAACGAAAGAAGTGGTTTCAAAAGTAACTCAATTACAAGCAGAATTAAAAGAAGTTCAAAAAGAAAATGATTCGTTGCAAGCAAAATTAGCTAACGATCAAGCAGGAGATATCTTTAAAGAAATAAATGATGTAGCAGGATTTAGTGTAATTGCAGCAAAAGTTGATGTGAAAGATATGAATGGCTTGCGCCAACTAGCTGATCAATGGAAACAAAATAATGTTTCGGATATCCTAGTATTAGCTACTGCCCAAGAAGATAAAGTAAGCTTACTCGCAGCAATTAACCAAGAAAGCATCAAAAAAGGTCTAAAAGCTGGAGATTTGATTAAAGAAATTGCGCCTCTTGTTGGCGGAGGTGGCGGTGGACGTCCAGATATGGCTCAAGCTGGTGGTAAAAACCCAGCTGGTTTATCAGATGCCTTAGTACAAGTAACAAAATGGATTGAAGAAAAAGCAGAATAA
- the udk gene encoding uridine kinase, with the protein MSKNKPIVIGVTGGSGSGKTSVSRAIFNKFSGHSILLLEQDFYYKDQSDLSFEERLKTNYDHPFAFDTELMIQHVEDLIQYRSIEKPVYDYAAHTRSSQIVLQEPKEVIIVEGILILEDARLRDLMDIKVYVDTDDDIRIIRRIKRDMEERGRTLDSVIQQYLSVVKPMYHQFIEPTKKYADLIIPEGGQNQVAIDLMTTKISSILNNQ; encoded by the coding sequence ATGAGTAAGAATAAGCCAATCGTGATCGGGGTTACTGGTGGTTCAGGTAGCGGTAAAACAAGTGTCAGTCGAGCAATCTTCAACAAATTTTCAGGGCACTCCATTCTATTATTAGAGCAAGATTTTTATTACAAAGATCAAAGTGATTTAAGTTTTGAAGAACGATTAAAAACAAATTACGATCATCCTTTTGCATTTGATACAGAACTAATGATTCAACATGTTGAGGATTTGATTCAGTATCGTTCGATTGAAAAACCAGTTTACGATTATGCAGCTCATACAAGAAGTAGTCAAATAGTCTTACAAGAACCAAAAGAAGTGATTATTGTTGAAGGTATCTTAATTTTAGAAGACGCTAGATTGCGTGATTTAATGGATATTAAAGTTTATGTTGATACCGATGATGATATCCGAATTATTCGCCGTATCAAACGAGACATGGAAGAACGGGGTCGCACATTAGATTCTGTTATTCAACAGTATTTAAGTGTCGTGAAGCCAATGTATCATCAATTTATCGAACCGACTAAAAAATATGCAGATTTAATTATTCCAGAAGGTGGACAAAACCAAGTAGCAATTGATTTGATGACCACAAAGATTAGTTCGATATTGAATAATCAGTGA
- the ruvX gene encoding Holliday junction resolvase RuvX yields the protein MRIMGLDVGSKTVGIAISDPFGWTAQGIEIIRINEAEEKYGLDRVVELAKEYEVSKFVVGLPKNMNNSIGPRAEASMHYAELLKKELDLPIEFQDERLTTVQAERMLIEQANTSRSKRKKVIDKVAAVMILQNFLDGNRN from the coding sequence ATGAGAATAATGGGATTAGATGTCGGTTCAAAAACTGTTGGAATCGCGATTAGTGATCCATTTGGTTGGACAGCTCAAGGCATCGAGATTATTAGAATAAATGAAGCTGAAGAAAAATACGGACTCGATCGAGTCGTTGAATTGGCAAAAGAATATGAAGTATCCAAGTTCGTAGTTGGATTGCCTAAAAACATGAACAACTCAATTGGACCAAGGGCCGAAGCTTCAATGCATTATGCCGAGTTGCTGAAAAAAGAGCTTGATTTGCCCATTGAATTTCAAGATGAACGATTAACCACAGTTCAAGCTGAACGAATGTTGATTGAACAAGCCAATACTTCTCGTAGTAAACGAAAAAAAGTAATTGATAAAGTAGCCGCAGTGATGATCCTTCAAAATTTTTTAGATGGAAACCGAAACTAG
- a CDS encoding YitT family protein, whose translation MKFVDVLLVIVGAFFIALSMNVFLIPNQIVSGGVSGLSIALNSVFGWSPSAILYVVNVPLLVLCFFTLGYQSGIKTILGSLLLPTFVGLLHGIQPWTETPLLAAIFGGVMIGIGLGLVFRGNASTGGTAILSQIMNKYLKIPMGACVGIIDGMVVLSALLVFDLNTVMYSLISLFIISRVIDLVQVGVNRSKNIFIISEKSEMIRLAILNEVDRGVTNVNIKGGYGNTDKEMLMCVIPEREFNHLKETVLVIDPHAFVVVTSASEVMGRGFSLLKELE comes from the coding sequence ATGAAGTTTGTTGATGTGTTGTTAGTCATTGTAGGAGCTTTTTTTATTGCCTTATCTATGAATGTTTTTTTAATTCCTAATCAAATTGTTTCAGGTGGCGTAAGTGGTCTGAGTATTGCGTTAAATAGTGTTTTTGGTTGGTCACCTTCAGCCATCTTATATGTTGTCAATGTTCCTTTATTAGTCCTTTGCTTTTTTACATTAGGCTATCAATCGGGAATCAAAACAATTTTAGGAAGTTTATTATTACCAACCTTTGTAGGCTTACTACATGGTATTCAACCTTGGACGGAAACACCGTTATTAGCTGCTATTTTCGGTGGCGTAATGATAGGAATTGGTCTAGGTCTTGTTTTTCGAGGCAATGCTTCAACGGGTGGAACAGCTATTTTATCTCAAATTATGAACAAATACTTAAAGATACCAATGGGTGCATGTGTTGGAATTATCGATGGAATGGTTGTTTTAAGTGCGTTACTTGTTTTTGATTTAAACACCGTAATGTACTCGTTGATCTCATTGTTTATCATCAGCCGCGTAATTGATTTAGTCCAAGTTGGTGTGAATCGATCAAAAAATATTTTTATTATTTCAGAAAAATCAGAGATGATTCGTTTAGCTATTTTAAACGAAGTTGATCGTGGTGTAACGAATGTAAATATTAAAGGTGGTTACGGAAATACAGATAAAGAGATGCTGATGTGTGTGATTCCGGAACGAGAATTTAATCATTTAAAAGAAACGGTATTAGTCATTGATCCTCATGCCTTTGTAGTTGTAACAAGTGCTAGTGAAGTAATGGGACGAGGCTTTAGTTTATTAAAAGAACTAGAATAA
- a CDS encoding DUF1292 domain-containing protein, with the protein MTHDHNHEEDHHDHEHITIIDENGNEELYEILFTFDSDDYAKSYVLVYPAGIPEGEEIELQAFSYVEQEDGNQGDLKPIETNEEWDMIEEVLNTFMADDEEE; encoded by the coding sequence ATGACACACGATCACAATCATGAAGAAGATCATCACGATCACGAACATATTACAATTATTGATGAAAATGGAAATGAAGAATTATACGAAATCTTATTCACATTTGATTCAGATGATTACGCAAAATCATATGTTTTAGTTTATCCAGCTGGAATTCCAGAAGGTGAAGAAATCGAGTTACAAGCTTTCTCATATGTAGAGCAAGAAGATGGGAATCAAGGAGACTTGAAACCAATCGAAACAAATGAAGAGTGGGACATGATTGAAGAAGTTTTAAATACTTTCATGGCAGATGATGAAGAAGAATAA
- a CDS encoding tetratricopeptide repeat protein: protein MKSKLLEAIILRENNQSKEALNILEKLLIDEPLNGPIYYQSAWCCDNLSLEKEAINYYQKAIKFGLNQTDLKEAYLGLGSTYRAIGEYILAKETFLKGIDCFPENNAYRVFLAMVYYNLGEYQKGMELLLQLLAMTSSDSDIQLYQKAITYYSTRLEDKW, encoded by the coding sequence ATGAAATCAAAACTACTAGAAGCCATTATTTTGAGAGAAAATAATCAATCCAAAGAAGCATTAAACATTTTAGAAAAACTCTTAATTGATGAACCACTGAATGGACCTATTTACTATCAATCTGCATGGTGTTGTGATAATTTAAGCCTTGAGAAAGAAGCCATTAATTATTATCAAAAAGCAATTAAGTTTGGACTGAATCAGACCGACTTAAAAGAAGCTTATTTAGGGTTGGGCAGCACCTATCGAGCAATTGGCGAGTATATTTTAGCAAAAGAAACCTTCTTAAAAGGAATTGACTGCTTTCCTGAAAATAATGCCTATCGTGTCTTCTTAGCGATGGTTTATTATAATCTAGGGGAATATCAAAAAGGCATGGAGTTGCTTTTACAGCTCTTGGCAATGACTTCCTCAGATAGCGATATACAACTGTACCAAAAAGCAATTACTTATTATTCAACTAGACTTGAAGACAAATGGTGA
- a CDS encoding IreB family regulatory phosphoprotein — protein MSSIDETVRFDFGDNREKNVKETLTLVYAALEEKGYNPINQIVGYLLSGDPAYIPRHNDARNLIRRHERDEIVEELVKTYLKESGPVIK, from the coding sequence ATGAGCTCAATTGATGAAACAGTGCGTTTTGACTTTGGTGATAATCGGGAAAAAAATGTCAAAGAAACATTAACTTTAGTTTATGCAGCATTAGAAGAAAAAGGATACAATCCAATCAATCAAATCGTGGGTTACTTACTTTCAGGAGATCCGGCTTATATTCCTCGTCACAATGACGCTAGAAACTTAATTAGACGCCATGAACGTGATGAAATTGTTGAAGAGTTGGTTAAAACTTATTTGAAAGAGAGTGGACCTGTAATTAAATGA